The Vibrio tapetis subsp. tapetis genome segment ATTTTGAAATTTGCTCATCAGGGTCTGACAAAAATTCTTTATGCCATTCTCTATTTGCACTTTTTGGATCCGCTGTTAGCACAAGAACACCAGCCATTCTCGCTTTTTCATAACAAGCAGTAGTTTCATCTCCACCTTTCAACTTAGCCTCAAAACCCAAATCGATTAACCAGTTTTCGATGGTTTTCTTACCATCACAAACAACAAACAATTTCGATATCCCATCATTTAATTTACTCAGTAACGTCTGTTCTACTGCCCGAAACTTGTTTAAACTTACAGAAATTTTTGAGTTATTGTTTTTTTCACATATTGGCAAAACTTCAGCCGTTACAATTTTTTTTGTCTTATTTGATCGCTCTGATGCTTTCATTAAGTTGAGGGTAATATCACGGGTAATTGAATCTGAAATATCTGCATCTAACCACAGGGATTTCGTATTCTCTGAATTTATGACTTCATATAAAGTACGACGGACCAACTTTTTTTCAAAATTTATAACATAGTTGTTTTTTTGACTATATAAGGCTTCATACACCTTTTCGCATTCATCTACAATCACTAAATCTGCATTTAAAACAAAACTTGATATTGCATTTTTCCATAATGACTTAAGTGTTGTAGCCAAGTGAGATGCAGACTCAATTTCAGATAAACTGTCAGAAGAAGTCACAACTTTTACATCTTTCATACTGCTAAATTTGTGAGGGTTGCACTTTTCAGTCCTCGACTTAAAGTCTTCTACGACTGCGGATAAATTAGTGATAAATGCAACTTTTTGATCATTTACATGACATCGTCGTAAAGCATCAATTGCAAGTTCCGTTTTGCCAAAACCAATGGGGGCTTTTAGAATAGTCACATTGGGTAAACGATTCCAAGGGCCTCTAACTAGCGGCTGATGGATTGCAAAACCGATATCATTATTAGTTGCCCCATACGACAAATAGTGCATATCGACTTTATCACTTTTTGTTAAACCAACAGAGTCCTTAACAATTTGCTCGATATAGTCTTTCTTTGCCATTCGAAGAGTTTCTTGAGCTTCATATATGCTGCAACCTAAGATATTGACGACATCATTTAGGAAATCTTCAGAAACGGCATTTAAAACTTCATTTTTGGCATTTGTATTTGCATAAAGAAGCCAACAAAGTTCATTCGTTAATCTGTAGATGGATAACAAGTAAATACATTGACGTTTGGACTCTTTAACTTTTATTAAATCAATGAGTACTTTTCCATTGTTATCAACTAACTGAGCGCTATGCTTCGCCATGGAGAAAATCGTGTCTTCGCTCAACTTATTTAGATATTTACGATCTTCAATACAAACGTTAATAAGCCACTTTTTCATATTGTCTTTCCCATAAAACTCAGAATGGTAATCAACGGTGGCTTTATAATCTGCCTCAGCGATAAGTACTGTTCGCACGCCAAGATTGACAACCCAATCAGGTATCTCAGTGCCAATGACTATGATTAATTGAGTTGATTCTGCATTCAGGAGCTTATGGAACATCTTATTCAACGCTGAAACCTTCTTTGGTGCTTTACAGTGATACATTACGACAGCTGATACTTAGAGAGAAAACCTTAATGGCAACTAGCTCGCAGAACGCGCTTGTACGAAACTAACACCTATAACTATGATTTTAAAGAAATTTGATAATGATAGACCAATAGCAACTCATTTAGAGCTTAACGTTGTACTACGTCAACATGTCTTCTTGCCCGATTCATCCTTTCTTCATAAGCCCCAATCTTAATGTTTTCCCCGCATGAGTCATCAGCCCCTCTCCTAAAGCGATTACAGCCATAAAACGTCTCTCGATTAGGATCATTCTCACAGCGTGCAACCATCGTACCTATGCCACAACGTAAGCACCCTATCTCCATTTCACCACAACCTCGACAACGTCTAAACCCTTCGGCATGAGTTTCCAAAGGAGAGTTGCAATGCTTGCAACTATTGACCAACGTATCACAGGCTGGTGAGTGTGAGCATTTATACAAAGTTTTATTGTACCTGGTAGTTAACGGGCGAAGTTCGCCCGTCTTACACTGACTACAGTTCCACTTGGCGAGTTGTGGTGCTAATTTATTATCTACAAACTGCAAGCCAAACTTTGCCATTTCGGACAAAAATGGGCTGCTTTTATCGCCATCGAATAATACATAGACAAAGTGCTTCGCTCGAGTTAACGCTACGTAAAAAAGTCGCCTCTCCTCACCATGGATAAAGCTCTCTTTGTTGGGTAAAACTAGATCGATCAGCTCGTCATTTTCCCTCGTCGAAGGAAACACACCAGTATCAACGCCGAATAAAATCACATAGTCAGCCTCTAGCCCCTTACTCGCATGGGCCGTAACAAAGTTAATGTCCAAATTTGTATACAAAAATTTCTCTAAATTAATGCCTTTCAACTGCGAAGTATTCTCTTGGCGAAAATGTCCAATTATGAGAACAGAAGCGACTTCGCCCTTTCTATCAGCGGAGCGATTTAACGTAGCTAAAGCACGTTGTAAAGAAACCACATATGCTCGGTTTTTTCTTTCCTTCACACTGCTAATCGACTTAAGATTTTCCATATCTTTCTTTACATCGACCAACCTAACAGCAGGTGCATCTAATATAGCGTGAGTGGAAATCTCTTTTTGGATTTGAGCTGGGTTTGTCATTACAAAACGACTACTTACTTCATGAATTTTGTCATTAAAACGAAACGTCTTGTCCAAAGTAACGGCTGTGGCAGGATGAAACACGGCGGAAAATTCAGTAAATAACGCTAAATCGGCACCGTTGAAACGGTAAATGGATTGCCAGTCATCACCTACAGCGAATAAACGAATGTTTGGCTTTGAAGCCAATAGCGCTTTGAGTAACTTATAACGG includes the following:
- a CDS encoding DEAD/DEAH box helicase family protein gives rise to the protein MFHKLLNAESTQLIIVIGTEIPDWVVNLGVRTVLIAEADYKATVDYHSEFYGKDNMKKWLINVCIEDRKYLNKLSEDTIFSMAKHSAQLVDNNGKVLIDLIKVKESKRQCIYLLSIYRLTNELCWLLYANTNAKNEVLNAVSEDFLNDVVNILGCSIYEAQETLRMAKKDYIEQIVKDSVGLTKSDKVDMHYLSYGATNNDIGFAIHQPLVRGPWNRLPNVTILKAPIGFGKTELAIDALRRCHVNDQKVAFITNLSAVVEDFKSRTEKCNPHKFSSMKDVKVVTSSDSLSEIESASHLATTLKSLWKNAISSFVLNADLVIVDECEKVYEALYSQKNNYVINFEKKLVRRTLYEVINSENTKSLWLDADISDSITRDITLNLMKASERSNKTKKIVTAEVLPICEKNNNSKISVSLNKFRAVEQTLLSKLNDGISKLFVVCDGKKTIENWLIDLGFEAKLKGGDETTACYEKARMAGVLVLTADPKSANREWHKEFLSDPDEQISKYRAVIASPVLSEGFSITKEFCDEVFAISTGMLTPKKMLQFSRRVRKAKKIAFGLNSYNKRASINFHLHTNSDDEKIEADLARRHKIILDNFHFSLLETLKAQKYTIVSGGEYDTKSFSIVRKSSLNRKAKEANTEFVNTLLNGMDKPSLNDVEGKRKYNAINIIRDALKIDGTNSIRLGTAAISDKEFKRWSCDTTYVAAYEELYEKRTLLNDVLVNNRMVTIGDNKPINTTRKINEILKLLGFNVKKSNSGKLYDITHSTNT